One window from the genome of Osmerus eperlanus chromosome 1, fOsmEpe2.1, whole genome shotgun sequence encodes:
- the LOC134021658 gene encoding 33kDa venom protein-like codes for MSSKTKARFTRNLKVNDFIDELTKKQTGDVDQDAEPGTVEEEELAATDILGGTVDEELGATDILGGTVDEELGATDILGETVDEELGATDILGETVDEELGATDILGGTVDEELGATDILGGTVDEELGATDILGETVDEELGATDILGETVDEELGATDILGETVDEELGATKESGMAGEELGDTEPKKKTRKRPSNSSKWKANIRKRLHQEEGYPY; via the exons ATGTCAAGCAAAACCAAAGCCAGATTTACGCGCAATTTAAAGGTTAATGATTTCATCGATGAACTAACAAAGAAACAG ACTGGTGATGTTGACCAAGATGCTGAGCCTGggactgtggaggaggaggagttggcgGCAACAGACATTCTGGGTGGGACTGTAGATGAGGAATTGGGGGCAACAGACATTCTGGGTGGGACTGTGGATGAGGAATTGGGGGCAACAGACATTCTGGGTGAGACTGTGGATGAGGAGTTGGGGGCAACAGACATTCTGGGTGAGACTGTGGATGAGGAGTTGGGGGCAACAGACATTCTGGGTGGGACTGTGGATGAGGAGTTGGGGGCAACAGACATTCTGGGTGGGACTGTGGATGAGGAATTGGGGGCAACAGACATTCTGGGTGAGACTGTGGATGAGGAGTTGGGGGCAACAGACATTCTGGGTGAGACTGTGGATGAGGAGTTGGGGGCAACAGACATTCTGGGTGAGACTGTGGATGAGGAGTTGGGGGCAACAAAGGAGTCGGGCATGgcaggagaggagctgggggacACAGAACCAAAGAAAAAGACAAGAAAAAGACCATCAAATTCATCTAAATGGAAAGCAAATATCCGCAAGAGGCTACATCAAGAAG AAGGTTACCCCTACTGA
- the LOC134008802 gene encoding uncharacterized protein LOC134008802: protein MLTRVDPAAAAQRWSNVVARRSYHVPFPNSLWHIDGHMRLIRWGFVTHAGIDGRSRVITFLRCSTNNTAITVLSHFVRATCQYGVPSRVRSDCGGENTLVALLMTLLNGQGRGSHITGRSVHNQRIERLWRDVFIQVIHSFYNLFYSFEEDLILDPNDNIHRFSLHKTYLPEIQNSLDCFRVAWNSHSLRTEHNCTPNQIWMDGMLGNIHQNATAVQRVFGEDPYTEESLETMLGRYDIQLPRLQAEADNDDLDRAVIVEPPPVALTPEQEQALQDALTGITDLKLRYQSCCRVLSEFGIGQ from the exons ATGCTGACCAGGGTGGACCCAGCTGCAGCAGCCCAGAGGTGGAGCAACGTTGTTGCAAGACGCAGTTATCATGTGCCATTTCCAAACAGTTTATGGCACATAGATGGCCACATGCGTCTCATACG ATGGGGATTTGTGACCCACGCTGGAATTGATGGTCGTTCTCGTGTGATCACGTTCCTGAGATGCAGTACAAACAACACTGCTATAACTGTGCTTTCACATTTTGTCAGAGCCACTTGTCAATATGGAGTCCCATCAAGAGTGAGGTCAGATTGCGGAGGTGAAAACACTTTGGTTGCACTGCTAATGACTTTGTTAAATGGACAGGGTCGTGGTAGCCACATCACTGGCAGATCGGTTCATAACCAGCGGATTGAACGTCTTTGGAGAGATGTGTTCATCCAGGTCATCCACAGTTTCTATAATCTCTTTTACTCTTTCGAGGAAGACCTAATTTTGGATCCAAATGACAACATCCATAGGTTTTCACTGCACAAGACATACCTGCCTGAAATCCAGAATAGTTTGGATTGTTTCAGAGTTGCATGGAACAGTCACAGTCTACGCACAGAGCACAACTGCACACCCAATCAAATCTGGATGGACGGCATGCTTGGAAACATTCACCAAAATGCCACAGCTGTGCAGAGAGTCTTTGGGGAGGATCCGTACACAGAGGAAAGCTTGGAAACAATGTTGGGAAGATATGATATTCAGCTACCTCGGTTGCAAGCTGAAGCTGATAATGATGACCTAGACCGAGCTGTCATCGTAGAACCACCTCCGGTTGCTCTGACGCCTGAACAAGAGCAGGCTCTTCAGGATGCCTTGACGGGGATCACAGATTTAAAACTGAGGTATCAAAGCTGCTGTAGAGTTTTGAGTGAATTTGGCATTGGACAGTGA
- the LOC134006942 gene encoding G2/M phase-specific E3 ubiquitin-protein ligase-like encodes MENSLERDMSFQLETLDPLEWQNAGTPDVFYKIPTSSAVDASQIVDRNDFMLAENNDDNDSSDHDSSGHDTNDENNFTTDEDLNLATVLKCFQKQHFCQDEEDSQSSSSDSGNELHVIVHRRKVLYSAFKAMSSPSFCWKKSPKVEFVGEEGADYGGPQREFFRLLMQDVQQSGVFEGPSKELLFTYHQGQEEKYLKVGKCVGWSIVHGGPGLRALDKTLFACMCGHNPSFRDFRWQNLDEDVQSKIKKILNCKDENEFAALLQPEVLGNWLAECGIYMSKREEIPNIIAYICKHYVFMRVANIIKQFTDGLNSLGNLWDVVKANYAAFLPVFTDMSSPLTRQSLKSLFSVNYSTRGTNRREQEEDTIFSWEVFLKMVEDSQADVTFEDIFIFITSADMIPPLGFQEQPTIEFYDQEQGRSRMPYASTCALTFYLPRGLDSEYRMKEMVTSAIKNSLGFGKP; translated from the exons ATGGAAAATTCATTAGAGAGAGACATGTCATTTCAG CTGGAGACGTTGGACCCACTAGAGTGGCAGAATGCAGGAACGCCTGAT GTGTTTTACAAAATTCCAACAAGCTCAGCAGTGGATGCTTCTCAAATTGTAGACAG AAATGACTTCATGCTGGCTGAAAACAATGACGATAATGACAGCAGTGATCATGACAGCAGTGGTCATGACACGAATGACGAAAATAATTTCACCACA GATGAAGATCTTAATCTTGCCACAGTCCTCAAATGTTTCCAGAAACAACACTTCTGCCAAGATGAAGAGGACAGCCAAAGCAGCTCTTCCGACTCTGGCAATGAACTCCATGTTATTGTCCATAGGAGGAAAGTCCTATACAGTGCTTTTAAAGCAATGTCATCACCATCATTCTGCTGGAAGAAATCTCCAAAGGTGGAATTTGTTGGGGAGGAAGGAGCAGATTACGGGGGGCCACAGAGAGAGTTTTTCCG ACTCTTGATGCAGGATGTGCAACAGTCCGGTGTGTTTGAGGGTCCATCTAAGGAGCTACTGTTCACCTACCATCAGGGCCAGGAAGAAAAGTACCTAAAGGTTGGAAAATGCGTTGGCTGGTCGATCGTCCATGGGGGACCGGGATTAAGAGCCCTCGACAAAACACTGTTCGCTTGCATGTGTGGCCACAACCCATCCTTTAGAGATTTCCGTTGGCAAAATCTTGATGAAGATGTACAGAGTAAAATCAAGAAG ATTCTCAACTGCAAAGATGAAAATGAGTTTGCTGCATTGCTCCAGCCCGAAGTTCTAGGCAACTGGTTAGCTGAGTGTGGCATATACAtgtcaaagagagaggagatcccTAATATAATTGCATACATATGCAAACATTATGTGTTCATGAG AGTTGCAAACATCATCAAACAATTCACTGATGGATTGAACTCATTGGGCAATTTGTGGGATGTGGTGAAAGCCAACTATGCTGCCTTCCTGCCAGTCTTCACCgacatgtcctcccctctcactcgcCAATCCCTCAAGTCACTCTTCAGTGTCAACTACAGTACAAGGGGCACCAACCGacgagagcaggaagaggacacCATCTTCAGCTGGGAGGTGTTTCTCAAGATGGTAGAAG ACAGTCAAGCAGATGTTACTTTTGAGGACATCTTCATATTCATCACCTCAGCAGACATGATTCCTCCACTTGGATTCCAGGAACAGCCAACCATTGAGTTTTATGACCAGGAACAAGGCAGGTCACGAATGCCATATGCATCCACTTGCGCACTGACCTTCTACCTTCCCAGAGGCCTTGATAGCGAATATAGAATGAAGGAAATGGTCACTTCAGCCATAAAAAACAGCTTAGGTTTTGGAAAACCTTAA